The Neisseria yangbaofengii genome contains a region encoding:
- the pxpA gene encoding 5-oxoprolinase subunit PxpA: protein MKTVDLNADLAEGCGIDHDLMRRISSANIACAAHAGDAVEMYRALTWAKQYGVRIGSHPAFPDRENFGRRNMVMPSEYLRVHLLYQLGALQALCDTAGVAMSYVKPHGALYNQAAADEQLAALIADTVRAFNPKLKLMALSGSLLLQAGEAAGLGVISEVFADRRYLADGSLVPRTCSNAQVDSDDEAVAQVLRMVESGEVESVDGTVVKVRADSICLHGDGAHALEFADKIRAALQEEGIGIRAA from the coding sequence GTGAAAACAGTTGATTTAAATGCCGATTTGGCTGAAGGTTGCGGCATCGACCACGATTTGATGCGGCGCATCAGTTCCGCCAACATCGCTTGTGCCGCCCATGCCGGCGATGCCGTGGAAATGTACCGTGCCCTGACATGGGCAAAACAATACGGCGTACGCATCGGCTCTCATCCCGCTTTTCCCGACCGTGAAAACTTCGGCCGCCGCAACATGGTGATGCCGTCTGAATACCTGCGCGTGCACCTGCTTTATCAGCTCGGCGCACTACAGGCTTTGTGTGATACGGCAGGCGTGGCAATGAGCTACGTCAAACCGCACGGTGCGCTCTACAACCAGGCTGCCGCCGATGAACAACTGGCGGCTTTGATTGCCGATACAGTGCGTGCCTTCAACCCGAAATTGAAACTGATGGCCTTGTCGGGCAGTCTCTTGCTACAAGCCGGCGAGGCGGCGGGTTTGGGTGTCATTTCCGAGGTATTTGCCGACCGCCGCTATCTGGCCGACGGCTCACTCGTGCCGCGCACCTGCTCCAATGCACAAGTCGACAGTGATGATGAGGCCGTGGCACAAGTGCTGCGCATGGTCGAAAGTGGCGAAGTAGAAAGCGTGGACGGCACGGTGGTCAAAGTGCGTGCCGACAGTATCTGCTTACACGGCGACGGTGCGCACGCGCTTGAATTTGCCGATAAAATCCGTGCAGCTTTGCAGGAGGAAGGAATAGGCATCAGAGCTGCCTGA
- a CDS encoding NRAMP family divalent metal transporter: MSSSNRRNALLGAAFLMATSAIGPGFLTQTATFTQSLLASFGFVILISILLDIGAQLNIWRIITVSEQRAQDIANRVFPGAGYFLAALIVMGGLAFNIGNVGGAGLGFNILTGWTVETGAVVSGLIAIGVFLFREAGRVMDKFAQIMGFVMIALTFYVAWKASPPLAEAAVRTFIPEKLDAVAIVTLVGGTVGGYITFAGAHRLLDAGIKGKEALPEVNRSSVSAILIASTMRAVLFLAVLGVVSQGVALDPKNPAATPFEHVAGNVGLMIFGVVIWAASITSVIGAAYTSVSFISSFSPKIEHHKNKWIIAFIALSTLVLATIGRPAQVLVFVGTLNGLILPISLGLILLAAYRKDIIGDYRHPKWMTVCGLAVVVAMAVLSGMTLVKYIGGLLA, translated from the coding sequence ATGTCTTCCAGCAACCGCCGCAATGCCTTATTGGGCGCGGCTTTTTTGATGGCCACGTCTGCCATAGGCCCGGGTTTTCTCACCCAAACCGCCACTTTCACACAAAGCCTGTTGGCCAGCTTCGGCTTTGTGATTTTGATTTCCATCCTGCTCGACATCGGTGCCCAGCTGAATATTTGGCGGATTATCACCGTATCGGAACAGCGTGCGCAGGATATTGCCAACCGCGTTTTCCCCGGTGCAGGTTACTTTTTGGCCGCATTGATTGTAATGGGCGGCTTGGCTTTCAATATAGGCAACGTCGGTGGTGCAGGCTTGGGCTTCAATATTCTCACCGGTTGGACGGTGGAAACCGGGGCAGTGGTCAGCGGTTTGATCGCTATCGGTGTGTTTTTGTTCCGCGAGGCGGGCAGGGTAATGGACAAGTTTGCGCAAATCATGGGTTTCGTGATGATTGCGCTCACCTTTTACGTGGCATGGAAGGCATCGCCGCCTTTGGCCGAAGCAGCGGTCCGCACGTTTATCCCGGAAAAACTCGATGCGGTGGCAATTGTGACGCTGGTCGGCGGTACGGTGGGCGGCTACATTACGTTTGCCGGTGCACACCGTTTGCTGGATGCAGGTATCAAAGGCAAAGAAGCCTTACCGGAAGTCAACCGCAGCTCGGTATCGGCTATTCTGATTGCGTCCACCATGCGCGCGGTGCTGTTTCTCGCCGTGTTGGGCGTGGTGTCGCAAGGGGTTGCGCTCGATCCGAAAAATCCGGCGGCCACGCCGTTCGAGCATGTTGCGGGCAACGTCGGCCTGATGATTTTCGGCGTGGTGATTTGGGCGGCTTCGATTACTTCGGTGATCGGTGCGGCTTATACGTCGGTTTCGTTTATTTCCAGCTTCAGTCCCAAAATTGAACACCATAAAAACAAATGGATTATTGCCTTTATCGCACTTTCCACTTTGGTATTGGCCACCATCGGCCGTCCGGCGCAGGTGCTGGTGTTCGTAGGTACGCTCAACGGTTTGATTCTGCCGATTTCATTGGGTTTGATCTTGCTGGCGGCCTATCGCAAAGACATCATTGGCGATTACCGCCATCCGAAATGGATGACGGTATGCGGTTTGGCAGTAGTGGTTGCCATGGCAGTATTGAGCGGCATGACCTTGGTGAAATACATCGGCGGATTATTGGCTTAA
- a CDS encoding transglutaminase family protein → MLPSTPAFLSLPPPPRTAIVILAALLFAALPMMFSLPPAITLLFVALLVFRGVLLHLNIGKLPAPVLILMAAAAGGLVWMQLGTVFGREGGIAFLLLMVTLKAFESATRRDWHVLLLAMLFLIGSSVLLTQSLAVGLWLPAALFAVSACFAVLGGLNLRESWRWSGMALLLTLPAAAVLFVSVPRLDEPLWGIPQKSDNQASTGLSDTMQPGSISNLVQSNEWVANVIFSDGLTVEPKNLYWRAIIMDDFNGRTWQAAPSFAQDNAQSVSDGQRIDYQMIIRDQNGVLPALDYPVGAPPQGLARRLGGTLRAERSREGLRRLHLQASLSDTLPHTLNEAEYRRYTRLPNGNLQTLNLAKKLAENAPNERRFIQNTLNYFRRQGFSYTLQPRLLSSGHVVDEFLFQSKQGFCEHYAQSFAVMMRAAGLPARIVTGYQGAEFNEQAGFWQIRSKDAHAWAEVWLPSEQVWLRIDPTAAVSGVRTEQGISQALPQSEQSLLSRNNVFGKWHDAGQFYFQQWVVNYDQTRQNNLFEKLGLGGFNLKSLLLFLPLALAFALLPLLRWWLKNRQRDELQDGFILLKRAILGEDDDTVPAVTPAELRAILRRNQADDSAAEALLTRYEHWLYAGKPAGRRAQKRWFREVKKAARRYR, encoded by the coding sequence ATGCTTCCCTCCACCCCTGCTTTTCTGTCGCTTCCGCCGCCACCGCGCACGGCCATTGTGATTCTGGCCGCCTTGCTGTTTGCCGCACTGCCGATGATGTTTTCCCTGCCCCCTGCTATTACGCTTTTATTTGTTGCCCTGTTGGTTTTTCGCGGCGTGTTGCTGCATCTCAACATCGGCAAATTGCCTGCCCCTGTACTGATTTTGATGGCGGCGGCGGCGGGCGGTTTGGTATGGATGCAACTGGGCACGGTGTTCGGACGCGAGGGCGGCATCGCTTTTCTGCTGCTGATGGTCACGCTCAAGGCATTTGAAAGCGCCACGCGGCGCGATTGGCATGTGTTGCTGCTGGCGATGCTGTTTCTGATTGGCTCGTCTGTGTTATTGACCCAAAGTTTGGCGGTGGGCTTGTGGCTGCCGGCCGCTTTGTTTGCCGTCAGTGCGTGTTTCGCCGTATTGGGCGGTTTGAACCTGCGCGAATCATGGCGCTGGAGCGGCATGGCATTGCTGCTGACTTTGCCGGCGGCGGCGGTGTTGTTCGTCAGCGTACCGCGTTTGGACGAACCCTTATGGGGTATTCCGCAAAAGAGCGACAACCAAGCCTCAACCGGCCTTTCCGACACCATGCAGCCGGGCAGCATCAGCAATTTGGTGCAAAGTAACGAATGGGTGGCCAATGTGATTTTTTCAGACGGCCTCACTGTCGAGCCGAAAAACCTTTACTGGCGCGCCATCATTATGGATGATTTTAACGGCCGCACATGGCAGGCTGCGCCGAGTTTCGCCCAAGACAATGCGCAAAGCGTTTCAGACGGCCAACGTATTGATTATCAAATGATTATCCGAGACCAAAACGGCGTATTGCCCGCATTGGACTATCCCGTCGGCGCTCCGCCACAAGGTTTGGCACGGCGTTTGGGCGGCACCTTGCGCGCCGAACGCAGCCGCGAAGGTTTGCGCCGCCTGCACCTGCAAGCCTCCTTGAGCGACACCCTGCCGCACACTTTAAACGAAGCCGAATACCGCCGCTACACCCGCCTACCCAACGGCAACCTGCAAACCTTGAATCTGGCGAAGAAACTGGCCGAAAACGCACCAAACGAACGCCGTTTCATCCAAAACACGCTTAATTATTTCCGCCGTCAAGGCTTCAGCTACACCCTGCAACCGCGCTTGTTAAGCAGCGGACATGTAGTCGATGAATTTTTGTTCCAATCCAAACAAGGTTTTTGCGAACATTACGCCCAAAGTTTCGCCGTGATGATGCGGGCGGCCGGTTTACCGGCGCGGATTGTCACCGGCTATCAGGGGGCGGAATTCAACGAGCAGGCCGGATTCTGGCAAATCCGTTCTAAAGATGCCCACGCGTGGGCGGAAGTGTGGCTGCCGAGCGAACAAGTATGGCTGCGCATCGATCCGACCGCTGCTGTTTCCGGCGTGCGCACCGAACAAGGCATCAGCCAAGCACTGCCACAAAGCGAGCAATCACTGCTGTCGCGCAATAATGTGTTCGGCAAATGGCACGATGCCGGACAATTCTATTTCCAGCAATGGGTGGTGAACTACGACCAAACCCGACAAAATAATCTTTTTGAAAAACTGGGCTTGGGCGGCTTCAACCTGAAAAGCCTGTTGCTGTTCCTGCCGCTTGCCCTTGCGTTCGCGCTGCTGCCTTTATTGCGCTGGTGGCTGAAAAACCGCCAACGCGACGAGTTGCAAGACGGTTTCATACTGCTCAAACGCGCCATTTTAGGCGAAGACGATGACACGGTTCCTGCCGTCACCCCCGCCGAATTACGCGCTATTTTACGTCGCAATCAAGCGGACGACTCCGCTGCCGAAGCATTACTGACGCGTTATGAACACTGGCTGTATGCCGGTAAGCCTGCCGGCAGACGCGCACAAAAACGCTGGTTCCGTGAAGTAAAAAAAGCTGCCAGGCGTTACCGGTAA
- a CDS encoding YfcZ/YiiS family protein: MDKSAKPFETEENGVGKCPDCSVEVGTVLDNNNCSFEIVQIYETEQLAREAEGYYTELARSVESEACEIISDIGGVEEGFKLMMTFNFCCESEKVIFQLKQR, translated from the coding sequence ATGGACAAATCAGCCAAACCTTTTGAAACCGAAGAAAATGGCGTAGGCAAATGCCCTGATTGTTCTGTCGAAGTCGGCACCGTGCTCGACAACAACAATTGCAGCTTTGAAATCGTCCAAATCTACGAAACCGAACAGCTCGCCCGCGAAGCGGAAGGCTATTACACCGAACTTGCCCGCTCGGTGGAAAGCGAGGCTTGCGAAATCATCAGCGACATCGGCGGCGTGGAAGAAGGTTTCAAACTGATGATGACCTTCAATTTCTGCTGTGAAAGTGAAAAAGTCATTTTCCAACTGAAGCAACGCTAA
- a CDS encoding 2,3-diphosphoglycerate-dependent phosphoglycerate mutase: MELVFIRHGQSEWNAKNLFTGWRDVKLSEKGLAEAAEAGRKLKEKGYEFDIAFTSVLTRAIKTCNIVLEESDQLFVPQIKTWRLNERHYGRLQGLDKKQTAEKYGDEQVHIWRRSYDTLPPLLDKDDEFSAHNDRRYAHLPADVVPDGENLKVTLERVLPFWEDQIAPAILSGKRVLVAAHGNSLRALAKHIEGISDDDIMALEIPTGQPLVYKLDDNLKVVEKFYL; encoded by the coding sequence ATGGAATTGGTATTTATCCGCCACGGACAAAGCGAATGGAACGCAAAAAACCTGTTTACCGGCTGGCGTGATGTCAAACTGAGCGAAAAAGGCTTGGCCGAAGCCGCCGAAGCCGGCCGCAAACTGAAAGAAAAAGGCTATGAATTCGACATCGCCTTCACTTCCGTGCTGACCCGCGCCATCAAAACCTGCAACATCGTGTTGGAAGAAAGCGACCAACTGTTTGTGCCGCAAATCAAAACCTGGCGTTTGAACGAACGCCACTACGGCCGGCTTCAAGGTTTGGACAAAAAACAAACCGCCGAAAAATACGGCGACGAGCAAGTGCACATCTGGCGCCGCAGCTACGACACTTTGCCGCCATTATTGGACAAAGACGACGAATTTTCAGCGCATAACGACCGCCGTTATGCCCATTTGCCTGCCGATGTCGTGCCGGACGGCGAAAACCTGAAAGTGACGCTGGAACGTGTGTTACCGTTTTGGGAAGACCAAATCGCCCCCGCCATTTTGAGCGGCAAACGGGTCTTGGTGGCGGCGCACGGCAACTCATTGCGCGCCTTGGCCAAACACATCGAAGGCATTTCCGACGACGACATCATGGCTTTGGAAATCCCGACCGGCCAGCCTCTGGTGTACAAATTGGATGACAATTTGAAAGTGGTTGAGAAATTCTACCTGTAA
- a CDS encoding 5-methyltetrahydropteroyltriglutamate--homocysteine S-methyltransferase: MSTLFPNATLRDRAPFRFDIVGSFLRPAALKKARSLCACGECSTDELHEVEHAEVSQLIAKEKAVGLPNVTDGEFRRTWWHLDFLFELLGVELVEAEEYSTKFQVHMRPITLKITDKIAFPKVHPFINHFKALKAEAGDYPVKFTIPSPSMLHLITCVRTPNPQLIKRYQDNEALLFADITQAYIDAGNALYAEGCRILQLDDTSWGEFCSEEKRAKYEAQGLDLDGIARQYVKVLNDIRAALPQDMAVTMHICRGNFRSTWFSSGGYEPVAEILFGGCNVDGFFLEYDSDRAGDFKPLRFIKDQQVVLGLVTSKSGELEAKEEIIDRIKEATQYVDINQLCLSPQCGFASTEEGNELTEEDQWKKLALIRSIVDEVWGGK, translated from the coding sequence ATGAGCACGCTTTTCCCAAACGCGACTTTACGCGACCGCGCCCCTTTCCGTTTCGACATTGTCGGCAGCTTTTTGCGCCCTGCTGCCTTGAAAAAAGCCCGCAGCCTATGCGCGTGCGGCGAGTGCTCGACCGATGAACTGCACGAAGTGGAACACGCCGAAGTGAGCCAATTGATTGCCAAAGAAAAAGCAGTCGGCCTGCCGAACGTGACTGACGGCGAATTCCGCCGTACATGGTGGCACTTGGATTTCCTGTTTGAATTATTGGGCGTGGAATTGGTAGAAGCCGAGGAATACAGTACCAAATTCCAAGTACACATGCGTCCGATTACGCTGAAAATCACCGACAAAATCGCATTCCCGAAAGTGCATCCGTTCATCAACCACTTCAAAGCCCTGAAAGCCGAAGCGGGCGATTATCCGGTGAAATTCACCATTCCGTCGCCAAGCATGCTGCACCTGATTACCTGCGTGCGCACGCCGAATCCGCAATTGATTAAGCGCTATCAAGACAACGAAGCATTGCTGTTCGCCGACATTACCCAAGCCTACATCGACGCGGGTAATGCGCTGTATGCCGAAGGCTGCCGCATTTTGCAATTGGACGACACGTCTTGGGGCGAATTCTGTTCGGAAGAAAAACGCGCCAAATACGAAGCACAAGGCTTGGATTTGGACGGCATCGCACGTCAATACGTGAAAGTGCTCAACGACATCCGCGCCGCCTTACCGCAAGACATGGCCGTTACCATGCACATTTGCCGCGGCAACTTCCGTTCGACTTGGTTCTCCAGCGGCGGTTACGAGCCGGTAGCGGAAATTTTGTTCGGCGGCTGTAACGTTGACGGCTTCTTCTTGGAATACGACAGCGACCGGGCCGGCGACTTTAAACCGTTGCGCTTCATTAAAGACCAGCAAGTCGTATTGGGTTTGGTTACCTCAAAATCCGGCGAACTGGAAGCCAAAGAAGAAATCATTGATCGCATTAAAGAAGCCACTCAGTACGTTGACATCAACCAATTGTGTCTCAGCCCGCAATGCGGTTTTGCTTCTACCGAAGAAGGCAATGAGTTGACCGAAGAAGACCAATGGAAAAAATTGGCACTGATTCGCAGCATTGTCGATGAAGTGTGGGGCGGCAAATAA
- a CDS encoding AbgT family transporter, giving the protein MAQTTKQTGINRFLNIVERLGNILPNPVVLFLALIIALLILSAVGAYFDVSVVDPRPEGTKGRAEDGMIRVINLLNSEGLAKIVTHLVSNFTGFAPLGTALVALLGVGVAEKSGLISSAMRAIVLNAPKRLVTLSVVFAGVMSNIAAELGYVVIIPLAAMMFYSLGRHPLAGIAAAFSGVSGGYSANLLIGTVDPILSGITQSSAQLIAPDYLVGAQANWYFMAASTFLVTGLGFLITDKLIEPRLGAYDKSEGDGSAEGMSIEQLNAQEKKGLWAAFAMISVLLGLITAASLPEGAPLRHPETGDLMNSPLMSGIVALIFVFFALSGLAYGKVAGTLKTSSDAVDGMVSSMRSMATYLTLIFFVSQFVAYFGWSNLGPILAVKGSEFLKEIGLSGGLLFVFFVIICGMINLIIASSSAQWAVTAPIFVPMLMLAGYAPEMIQAAYRIGDSVTNIITPMMPFFSLTLAIAIRYKKDAGVGTLVSLMLPYSIAFAIGWMILFYVWVFVLGWPVGPGSATYYQP; this is encoded by the coding sequence ATGGCACAAACGACTAAACAAACGGGCATTAACCGTTTTCTCAATATCGTCGAACGACTGGGCAATATTCTGCCCAATCCGGTGGTGTTATTTTTAGCCTTGATTATTGCATTGCTGATTTTATCGGCAGTCGGGGCGTATTTTGACGTGAGCGTGGTTGACCCGCGACCTGAAGGCACTAAAGGCCGCGCCGAAGACGGCATGATTCGCGTGATTAACCTGCTCAACAGCGAAGGCTTGGCCAAGATTGTCACCCATCTGGTGAGCAACTTCACCGGCTTCGCGCCTTTGGGCACCGCATTGGTGGCCTTGCTCGGGGTGGGCGTAGCGGAAAAATCCGGCCTGATTTCGTCGGCCATGCGCGCCATTGTGCTGAATGCGCCAAAACGCTTGGTGACCTTGTCTGTAGTGTTCGCGGGCGTAATGTCCAACATCGCGGCGGAACTGGGCTATGTGGTGATTATTCCTTTGGCCGCGATGATGTTCTACTCGCTCGGCCGCCATCCTTTGGCCGGTATCGCCGCTGCATTTTCCGGCGTATCAGGTGGCTACAGCGCCAACTTATTAATCGGCACAGTTGACCCGATTTTATCGGGCATTACCCAATCTTCTGCGCAATTGATTGCACCGGATTATTTGGTCGGCGCGCAAGCCAACTGGTATTTTATGGCGGCCAGCACCTTCTTGGTGACCGGTCTCGGCTTTCTGATTACCGATAAATTAATCGAGCCGCGCTTGGGCGCATACGACAAATCCGAAGGCGACGGCAGCGCGGAAGGCATGAGCATTGAGCAATTGAACGCACAAGAGAAAAAAGGTTTGTGGGCAGCTTTTGCCATGATTTCGGTGTTGCTCGGTTTGATTACCGCCGCCAGCCTGCCCGAAGGTGCGCCGCTGCGTCATCCGGAAACCGGCGATTTGATGAATTCGCCTTTGATGTCGGGTATTGTGGCGTTGATTTTCGTGTTCTTCGCCCTTTCCGGCTTGGCTTACGGCAAAGTAGCAGGAACCTTGAAAACCAGTTCCGACGCGGTTGACGGTATGGTCAGCTCCATGCGTTCGATGGCGACTTACCTGACCTTGATTTTCTTTGTATCGCAATTTGTGGCCTACTTCGGCTGGAGCAACTTAGGCCCGATTTTGGCGGTGAAAGGATCGGAATTCTTAAAAGAAATCGGCTTGAGCGGCGGCTTGCTATTTGTATTCTTCGTCATCATCTGCGGCATGATTAACCTGATAATTGCCTCGTCTTCGGCGCAATGGGCGGTAACCGCACCGATTTTCGTGCCTATGCTGATGCTGGCAGGTTACGCGCCGGAAATGATTCAGGCAGCCTACCGTATCGGTGACTCGGTGACCAACATCATCACGCCGATGATGCCCTTCTTCAGCCTGACCTTGGCCATCGCCATCCGCTATAAAAAAGACGCAGGTGTAGGAACATTGGTTTCGCTGATGCTGCCCTATTCGATTGCCTTTGCCATCGGCTGGATGATTTTGTTCTATGTGTGGGTGTTCGTATTGGGCTGGCCGGTAGGTCCGGGTTCGGCAACATATTACCAGCCTTAA
- a CDS encoding universal stress protein: protein MRVSKVPAKWICFCKPATPKQLLSEGIPQRENINLIVLGAAGPNALEGILAGPASKYIVQNAQTDVLAVRTG from the coding sequence ATGCGCGTCAGCAAGGTGCCGGCTAAGTGGATTTGTTTTTGCAAACCGGCAACCCCTAAGCAACTTTTGTCGGAAGGCATTCCGCAGCGTGAAAACATCAATCTGATCGTTTTGGGTGCCGCCGGCCCGAATGCTTTGGAAGGCATACTGGCCGGCCCGGCTTCTAAATATATCGTTCAAAACGCGCAAACCGATGTTTTGGCGGTGCGCACCGGATAA
- a CDS encoding inositol monophosphatase family protein, protein MLHRLQKLVRHVAQTEVMPRFLNTPVSRKVDGSMLSEADLAAQTALAAGLPLVINSPMMGEEMTLQEQIRLWNAHSESGLWVVDPIDGTNNFVNGLPHFAISVAHIQNGCAQLGVIYNPVSGECFYAERGHGAFLNSTRLPLRLVEKNLKESIAGVEIKYLRSGKLTNRMSTLSPVGASRSMGCSTMDWCYLASGRYDVYVHGGQKLWDYAAGALIFEEAGGCLDTLEGDAFWSGEHVFKRSVIAALEPNLFNKWLAWIRQNQ, encoded by the coding sequence TTGTTACACCGATTGCAAAAACTGGTTCGTCACGTCGCGCAAACGGAAGTGATGCCGCGTTTTCTCAATACACCGGTCAGCCGCAAAGTTGACGGTTCCATGCTCAGCGAAGCCGATTTGGCGGCGCAAACCGCGCTGGCAGCAGGTTTGCCGCTGGTTATCAACAGTCCGATGATGGGCGAAGAAATGACCCTGCAAGAGCAAATCCGTCTGTGGAACGCACACTCGGAAAGCGGTTTGTGGGTGGTCGACCCCATCGACGGCACGAATAACTTCGTCAACGGTCTGCCGCATTTTGCCATTTCCGTGGCTCATATTCAGAACGGGTGTGCGCAATTGGGAGTGATTTACAATCCGGTCAGCGGCGAATGCTTTTATGCCGAACGCGGCCACGGCGCGTTTTTAAACAGCACACGCCTGCCCTTGCGCCTGGTGGAAAAAAACTTAAAAGAATCCATTGCCGGTGTAGAAATAAAATACCTGCGCTCGGGCAAACTCACCAACCGCATGAGCACGCTCTCGCCGGTCGGTGCCAGCCGCAGTATGGGTTGCAGTACGATGGATTGGTGTTATCTGGCAAGCGGCCGCTATGATGTGTATGTTCACGGCGGGCAGAAATTGTGGGATTATGCCGCCGGTGCGCTGATTTTTGAAGAAGCGGGCGGCTGCTTGGATACTTTGGAAGGCGATGCGTTTTGGAGCGGCGAGCATGTATTCAAACGCTCGGTCATCGCCGCGCTCGAGCCGAATTTATTCAATAAATGGCTTGCTTGGATACGCCAGAATCAATAA
- a CDS encoding 16S rRNA (uracil(1498)-N(3))-methyltransferase, translated as MPRFYLTDSLASGQILDLPDNIVRHLNVLRLRHEEEIVLFNGNGHAYPARLLDLEKRRARAEVLREERTDNESPLNITLIQSVSSGERMDFTLQKSVELGVSEIRPVISERTTVRLQGERADKKVERWQEIVISACEQSGRNIVPKVLPLISYRQALQQMPSEKTKLLLSLNRAKKLNQIQPSSDSLIFMVGPEGGWSAAEEKQAFAAGFQSVTLGPRVLRTETASLAAIAVMQTLWGDFV; from the coding sequence ATGCCCCGTTTTTATCTTACCGATTCGCTTGCTTCAGGCCAAATCCTTGACTTGCCTGATAATATTGTGCGCCATCTGAATGTATTGCGTTTGAGACATGAAGAAGAAATTGTTTTATTCAACGGCAACGGCCATGCTTATCCTGCCCGCTTGCTGGATTTGGAAAAGCGCCGCGCCCGTGCCGAAGTATTGCGCGAAGAACGTACCGACAACGAATCTCCGCTGAACATCACTTTAATCCAATCCGTTTCCAGCGGCGAGCGCATGGATTTTACCCTGCAAAAAAGCGTGGAACTGGGCGTGAGCGAGATTCGGCCCGTGATTAGCGAACGCACCACCGTGCGCCTGCAGGGCGAGCGTGCCGACAAGAAAGTAGAACGTTGGCAGGAAATTGTCATTTCCGCCTGTGAACAAAGCGGCCGCAATATTGTGCCTAAAGTGTTGCCGCTGATTTCCTATCGTCAGGCTTTGCAGCAAATGCCGTCTGAAAAAACCAAATTATTATTGAGTTTAAACCGTGCGAAAAAGCTGAATCAAATCCAACCGTCTTCAGACAGCCTGATTTTCATGGTCGGTCCTGAAGGAGGATGGAGCGCTGCTGAAGAAAAACAAGCCTTTGCCGCCGGTTTCCAATCTGTCACCCTGGGTCCGCGCGTGTTGCGCACCGAAACCGCTTCGCTGGCGGCCATCGCGGTTATGCAGACGCTGTGGGGCGATTTTGTGTAG